From one Marinobacter sp. LV10MA510-1 genomic stretch:
- a CDS encoding type II toxin-antitoxin system RatA family toxin: protein MAHQIDKTALVWHSAERMFHLVNDVARYPEFLPWCRSASVQRQDEQHVTASMEIAKGGLSHILTTRNQLLMPEAIEMQLVDGPFSNLSGRWHFRPLQDNACKVILTLDFEFSGSLARMTFGPIFNQAANTMVDAFCRRADAVYGKGS from the coding sequence ATGGCTCATCAGATTGATAAAACCGCGTTGGTGTGGCATTCCGCCGAGCGCATGTTTCACCTGGTTAACGACGTTGCCCGTTATCCGGAATTTCTGCCATGGTGCCGTAGCGCCAGTGTGCAGCGGCAAGATGAGCAGCATGTCACCGCTTCGATGGAAATCGCCAAAGGCGGTTTGAGCCATATTCTGACCACGCGCAACCAGCTCTTGATGCCCGAAGCCATCGAGATGCAGTTGGTGGACGGGCCTTTTAGCAATCTTAGCGGGCGCTGGCATTTCAGGCCGCTACAAGACAACGCCTGCAAGGTGATTCTAACCCTGGACTTCGAGTTTTCCGGATCTTTGGCACGGATGACCTTCGGGCCTATTTTCAATCAGGCGGCAAATACAATGGTAGATGCGTTTTGCCGGCGGGCGGATGCCGTTTATGGAAAAGGCTCATGA
- the carA gene encoding glutamine-hydrolyzing carbamoyl-phosphate synthase small subunit translates to MSTPAILALADGSLFYGTAIGAAGETSGEVVFNTAMTGYQEILTDPSYARQLVTLTYPHIGNTGVNPEDVESDHVHAAALIIRDLPLAASNWRSTQSLDGYLRDNNIVGIADIDTRRLTRILRDKGSQSGAVVAGESATAERALELAQAFPGLKGMDLAKEVSSKDVSHWTETEWDLVSGYGQQESPCFKIVAYDYGIKLNILRMLASRGCDITVVPAQTPAAEVLAMSPDGVFLSNGPGDPEPCDYAIKAIQDILETDVPVFGICLGHQLLALASGAKTMKMNHGHHGANHPVQCLADGTVMITSQNHGFAVDEASLPANLEATHKSLFDGTLQGLRRTDKAAFSFQGHPEASPGPHDVAPLFDEFIRSMEARRA, encoded by the coding sequence TTGAGCACACCCGCAATCCTTGCACTCGCAGACGGCAGCCTGTTTTACGGCACCGCTATTGGCGCTGCCGGCGAAACCAGCGGCGAAGTGGTGTTTAACACCGCCATGACCGGCTATCAGGAAATACTGACGGACCCTTCCTACGCTCGCCAGCTGGTTACACTGACGTACCCGCACATTGGTAACACCGGCGTAAACCCGGAAGACGTGGAATCAGACCACGTACACGCCGCCGCTCTGATCATCCGCGACCTGCCGCTGGCAGCCAGCAATTGGCGCAGCACTCAGAGTCTTGATGGCTATTTACGCGATAACAATATTGTGGGTATTGCCGATATTGACACCCGTCGCCTCACCCGCATCCTGCGCGACAAAGGCTCCCAAAGCGGTGCCGTTGTCGCCGGCGAAAGCGCTACTGCCGAACGCGCTCTGGAATTGGCACAAGCCTTCCCGGGTTTGAAAGGAATGGACCTGGCGAAAGAAGTCAGCTCGAAAGACGTTAGCCACTGGACAGAAACTGAGTGGGACCTGGTCAGCGGTTACGGCCAGCAGGAAAGCCCGTGCTTTAAAATCGTGGCTTACGATTACGGTATTAAACTGAATATCCTGCGCATGCTGGCATCGCGCGGTTGCGACATCACCGTTGTGCCGGCACAAACGCCTGCCGCCGAGGTGTTGGCGATGAGTCCGGATGGCGTGTTCCTGTCTAACGGCCCCGGTGATCCTGAGCCCTGCGATTACGCCATAAAAGCGATACAGGACATTCTGGAAACCGACGTGCCGGTGTTTGGCATCTGCCTGGGGCATCAGCTTTTGGCCTTGGCCAGCGGTGCCAAAACTATGAAGATGAACCACGGCCACCACGGTGCTAACCATCCGGTGCAGTGCCTGGCTGACGGCACCGTCATGATCACTAGCCAGAATCACGGTTTTGCCGTAGACGAGGCCAGCCTGCCGGCGAATCTGGAGGCTACTCACAAGTCGCTGTTTGATGGCACATTGCAAGGTTTGCGTCGCACCGATAAAGCGGCGTTTAGCTTTCAGGGCCACCCGGAAGCCAGCCCTGGCCCCCACGATGTGGCGCCACTGTTTGACGAGTTTATCCGCTCGATGGAAGCCCGGCGCGCTTAG
- the dnaJ gene encoding molecular chaperone DnaJ, producing the protein MAKRDYYETLGVSRDADDKEVKRAYRKLAMKYHPDRNPDDKDADNKFKEASEAYEILADANKRAAYDQFGHAGVDGQGGGGFGGGNGNFSDIFGDVFGDIFGGGGGRGRNTRGSDLRYTLELDLEEAVKGRTVKITIPGHRECETCDGSGAEKGSRPEACGTCKGMGQVRMQQGFFTVQQACPTCRGAGKVIKNPCSKCHGQGRVKEEKNLSVKVPPGVDTGDRIRLSGEGEMGIEGGPPGDLYVQMAVREHSIFTRDGRNLYCEVPISIVDAALGGELEVPTLDGRVKLKIPAETQTGKLFRLRNKGVAPVRGGGAGDLLCRVTIETPVRLTKRQKELLNEFQDTLDSGDGDQHGPKKTSWFRGVKSFFDETKF; encoded by the coding sequence ATGGCCAAGCGCGACTATTACGAGACTCTCGGCGTAAGCCGGGACGCGGACGACAAAGAAGTAAAGCGGGCGTATCGCAAGCTTGCAATGAAGTACCACCCGGACCGCAACCCGGACGATAAAGACGCCGACAACAAATTCAAAGAAGCCAGCGAGGCCTACGAAATACTCGCAGACGCCAACAAACGAGCGGCCTACGACCAGTTTGGTCATGCCGGCGTTGACGGCCAGGGCGGCGGTGGCTTTGGTGGCGGTAATGGGAATTTCTCGGATATTTTTGGCGACGTATTTGGCGATATTTTTGGGGGCGGTGGTGGCCGTGGCCGCAATACCCGCGGCTCTGATTTGCGCTACACCCTGGAACTGGACCTGGAAGAGGCCGTAAAAGGCAGAACCGTTAAAATTACCATACCCGGCCATCGCGAATGCGAAACCTGTGATGGTAGTGGCGCCGAAAAGGGCTCGCGTCCCGAAGCCTGTGGTACCTGTAAAGGTATGGGTCAGGTGCGTATGCAGCAGGGCTTTTTCACCGTGCAGCAAGCGTGTCCTACCTGCCGCGGCGCGGGTAAGGTTATCAAGAATCCGTGCAGCAAGTGCCACGGCCAGGGCCGGGTAAAAGAAGAGAAAAACCTATCGGTTAAAGTGCCCCCCGGCGTGGATACCGGGGACCGCATCCGCTTGTCCGGTGAAGGCGAGATGGGCATAGAGGGCGGCCCTCCGGGCGACCTGTATGTGCAAATGGCCGTGCGCGAGCACTCCATCTTCACCCGCGATGGTCGCAACCTGTATTGTGAAGTGCCCATCAGCATTGTTGATGCCGCTTTGGGCGGCGAGCTGGAAGTGCCAACGCTGGATGGCCGCGTGAAGCTGAAAATACCGGCCGAGACCCAAACCGGAAAATTGTTCCGCCTGCGCAACAAAGGTGTGGCACCGGTGCGTGGTGGCGGTGCCGGCGATTTGCTGTGTCGGGTGACCATCGAAACCCCGGTACGCCTGACCAAACGCCAGAAAGAACTGTTGAATGAGTTTCAGGATACCCTCGACAGCGGTGACGGCGACCAGCACGGCCCGAAGAAAACATCGTGGTTTAGAGGTGTGAAGAGCTTCTTCGACGAAACAAAATTCTGA
- the dapB gene encoding 4-hydroxy-tetrahydrodipicolinate reductase: MRVAIIGAAGRMGKVLIEAVDGTEGLQLGAAIVEPGNSLIGADAGDMTGIGKTGVAMAGSLADVKDDFDVLIDFTFPDLTLENARFCQAHGKSHVIGTTGLSDAEKQQLAQVAENVPVVFAPNMSVGVNVVLNLLRTAAAALGDDYDVEIIEAHHRHKKDAPSGTALRMGEVVADALGRDLKECAVYGREGFTGERTRKEIGFETIRAGDVVGDHTVLFATEGERIEITHKASSRMTFAKGAMRAALWLKNKPAGLYDMQDVLELKQ; encoded by the coding sequence ATGAGAGTAGCCATCATCGGCGCCGCGGGGCGCATGGGAAAAGTACTGATCGAGGCCGTTGACGGCACCGAAGGCCTGCAACTGGGCGCGGCTATTGTTGAACCCGGCAACAGCCTGATCGGCGCCGACGCTGGCGACATGACCGGCATTGGAAAAACTGGCGTCGCCATGGCCGGCAGCCTGGCGGACGTGAAAGATGATTTCGACGTGCTGATCGACTTTACCTTTCCGGATCTTACTCTGGAAAATGCCCGTTTCTGCCAGGCTCACGGTAAATCCCACGTTATTGGTACCACCGGATTGTCTGACGCCGAAAAGCAACAATTGGCACAAGTCGCCGAAAATGTACCGGTGGTGTTTGCCCCCAACATGAGTGTGGGCGTAAATGTGGTGCTGAACTTACTGCGTACTGCGGCGGCCGCGCTGGGTGACGACTACGATGTTGAAATCATTGAAGCCCACCACCGCCACAAAAAAGACGCTCCATCAGGCACCGCGCTGCGCATGGGCGAAGTGGTTGCCGATGCGCTGGGTCGCGACTTGAAAGAATGCGCTGTTTACGGCCGCGAAGGCTTCACCGGTGAACGTACCCGCAAAGAAATCGGTTTTGAAACCATTCGCGCGGGCGACGTTGTGGGCGATCACACCGTGCTGTTCGCCACTGAAGGCGAGCGCATCGAAATCACCCACAAAGCCAGTAGCCGCATGACGTTTGCAAAAGGCGCCATGCGTGCCGCATTGTGGCTGAAAAACAAGCCTGCCGGCTTGTACGACATGCAGGATGTGCTGGAATTGAAGCAATAA
- a CDS encoding sodium-dependent transporter: MPPHLQAQMGSFTRKSTFFWAATGATVGLANFWQFPYLASRHGGGLFILLYLACLLLITLPLAITETSFGRYSRHGMVRAMDNFVLTAKRSRNWVWLAYLSVLAAFVVLSYTAVFGAIALAWVFFGASGDFTGNTAAHAAGVLSRLVSDPQRYPVFMAWHGFFLLLVAGVSMRGVVRGLERAFRLLVPATLILLAGFVGFAVYFGEPGAAITRMLGLHPQDVTMDSVRVALFHAFFTLGLGVGVWAIFGAYSSPYTRLKRSVLAVVLLDTLVAVLAGLALFAVVVDVDGSQASRGFGLLFVALPAALGQLPASQVVIALLFLMLVMVIWASALALMEPVIGWLRERTDLSRGKATLLVLVSCWLLGLLSLYSLNIWSSYRPAGATLFRWLELISGGVFIPVVGVMLSLFAGWCLTRRLLQRILGNTPGWLFDGWYKVMRWVLPLVVVYIGLHYTFILL, translated from the coding sequence ATGCCGCCGCATCTTCAGGCACAGATGGGATCATTTACCCGCAAGTCCACGTTTTTCTGGGCGGCGACGGGCGCTACTGTGGGATTGGCCAACTTTTGGCAATTTCCCTATCTGGCCAGTCGCCACGGCGGCGGGCTTTTTATTCTGCTTTATTTGGCCTGCCTGTTGTTAATCACTCTGCCACTGGCGATTACCGAAACGTCGTTTGGCCGCTATAGCCGTCATGGAATGGTGCGGGCGATGGACAACTTCGTGCTCACTGCCAAGCGCTCCCGCAATTGGGTATGGCTGGCTTACTTGAGTGTGCTAGCGGCCTTTGTGGTGTTGTCTTATACCGCTGTATTTGGCGCTATTGCGCTGGCCTGGGTGTTTTTTGGCGCCAGTGGGGACTTTACCGGTAATACGGCCGCCCATGCGGCAGGCGTGTTGTCACGCCTGGTGTCTGACCCGCAACGATACCCGGTGTTCATGGCCTGGCACGGTTTCTTTTTGTTGCTGGTGGCCGGTGTGTCTATGCGCGGCGTGGTTCGCGGCCTGGAACGTGCGTTTCGCCTGCTGGTGCCGGCCACTCTGATTTTGCTTGCGGGGTTTGTCGGGTTTGCAGTTTATTTCGGTGAACCCGGTGCTGCGATCACGCGTATGCTGGGGCTACACCCCCAGGATGTCACGATGGACAGCGTTAGAGTCGCGCTGTTTCATGCCTTTTTTACCTTGGGCTTGGGCGTGGGTGTGTGGGCCATTTTTGGTGCTTATAGTTCGCCATACACCCGGTTGAAACGCTCTGTTCTGGCCGTGGTTTTGCTGGATACTCTGGTTGCCGTTCTGGCAGGGCTGGCGCTGTTTGCAGTGGTGGTAGATGTTGATGGTAGTCAGGCCAGCAGGGGTTTTGGTCTGTTGTTTGTGGCCTTGCCTGCGGCGCTGGGCCAGTTGCCTGCCAGCCAGGTGGTTATTGCCCTGCTATTTTTAATGCTGGTAATGGTGATTTGGGCCAGTGCATTGGCGCTGATGGAACCGGTGATTGGCTGGCTGCGGGAGCGCACGGATTTATCGCGGGGCAAAGCGACCTTGCTGGTTCTGGTTTCCTGTTGGCTGCTGGGCCTGCTGTCGCTGTATTCGCTGAATATATGGAGCAGTTATCGGCCCGCGGGCGCAACACTGTTTCGCTGGTTGGAATTGATCTCCGGTGGCGTGTTTATACCGGTTGTTGGGGTGATGTTGTCGCTGTTTGCTGGCTGGTGCCTTACCCGACGTTTATTGCAAAGAATTCTGGGCAATACGCCCGGTTGGTTGTTTGATGGCTGGTATAAGGTAATGCGTTGGGTGTTGCCGCTGGTTGTTGTGTACATCGGCCTGCACTACACATTTATTCTTTTATAA
- a CDS encoding outer membrane protein assembly factor BamE: MQKLIALILTLFLTGCAFPGVYKINVQQGNIVTNKELTALTEGMPRSQVHAVMGTPLMLNPVDTSREYYVYTFQRAGGDIEEQRIIVYYDDDRFSHYEAQLLEETPAY, encoded by the coding sequence ATGCAAAAGCTCATAGCTCTTATTCTCACTCTTTTTCTGACTGGCTGTGCCTTTCCCGGCGTTTACAAAATCAACGTCCAACAAGGTAATATTGTCACCAACAAAGAGTTGACCGCACTGACGGAAGGCATGCCCCGCAGCCAGGTTCACGCGGTAATGGGCACACCGCTGATGCTCAATCCTGTAGACACATCACGGGAATATTACGTTTATACGTTCCAACGTGCAGGCGGAGACATCGAAGAACAGCGCATTATCGTGTATTACGATGACGACCGCTTCTCCCACTACGAAGCACAATTGCTGGAAGAGACGCCCGCCTACTAA
- the recN gene encoding DNA repair protein RecN — protein sequence MLTQLTVSNYAIAERVELHFHKGMTALTGETGAGKSIVLDALGLAMGGRADAGAVRYGAKRADITATFDISAIAAARSWLEQHELDDHNDCILRRAISRDGRSRAYINGQPCPLSHLKEMGGLLMDIHSQHQHQSLLRKDTHRTLLDEYAGAEELAGQTRQAWSGWNKTRQQMVERQNNADETEARLQLLRYQVEELDRLGLQEGEQQHLEQQQQELSQADTILHHSNQAALLCSEDDTSAAALVRQALQQLEQLPTEIPALADTLQMLSEAQIQISEAGDNLRRFVDDYEADPQRLAEIEDRLSAIYQMARKHRIMPEQLFDLHQRLNGELADLDGGAGSLEQLQTELNEQLLEYNALADQLTQLRQHASVNLDIRVAAELAQLSMPNMQFVTQLADNRNEPAAHGHEDTEFLVSANPGQPARPLAKVASGGELSRISLAIQVVVAQTSTTPTLVFDEVDVGIGGGTAEVVGKLLRALGENGQVLCVTHLPQVAAQCHQHLFVSKFTEQEATFSKIETLDDQGRISEVARMLGGVDMTEQTIAHAKEMYSKGQATHH from the coding sequence ATGCTCACACAGCTAACGGTTTCCAATTACGCCATCGCGGAACGGGTGGAATTACACTTCCATAAAGGAATGACCGCCCTTACCGGGGAAACCGGTGCCGGCAAATCGATTGTGCTGGATGCGCTCGGCCTTGCCATGGGCGGGCGGGCAGACGCCGGCGCCGTGCGTTACGGCGCGAAGCGGGCTGACATTACCGCTACCTTCGATATTTCGGCCATTGCCGCTGCACGCAGCTGGCTGGAGCAGCACGAACTAGACGATCATAACGACTGCATTTTGCGCCGTGCCATCAGCCGCGACGGCCGCTCCCGCGCCTACATCAACGGCCAACCTTGCCCGCTAAGCCACCTGAAAGAAATGGGCGGCTTGCTGATGGATATTCACAGCCAGCACCAACATCAATCGTTATTGCGCAAAGATACCCACCGCACCTTACTGGATGAATACGCCGGGGCCGAGGAGCTGGCCGGGCAAACCCGTCAGGCCTGGAGTGGGTGGAATAAAACCCGCCAGCAAATGGTCGAGCGCCAGAACAACGCCGACGAAACCGAGGCCCGACTGCAACTGTTGCGCTATCAGGTAGAAGAGCTGGATCGACTGGGCCTGCAAGAAGGCGAACAGCAGCACCTGGAACAGCAACAGCAAGAGTTGAGCCAGGCTGACACTATTTTGCACCACAGCAACCAGGCGGCTTTACTGTGCTCTGAAGACGACACCAGCGCTGCTGCACTGGTGCGCCAGGCGTTGCAGCAACTTGAGCAGCTGCCAACGGAAATTCCAGCGCTGGCCGATACCCTGCAAATGCTGAGCGAAGCTCAGATACAAATCAGCGAAGCCGGCGACAATTTGCGTCGCTTTGTTGATGATTACGAAGCGGACCCGCAACGCCTGGCAGAAATAGAAGATCGCTTGAGTGCGATTTACCAGATGGCGCGCAAGCATCGCATCATGCCTGAACAACTGTTCGACCTGCACCAGCGGCTGAACGGTGAGCTGGCCGATCTGGACGGCGGCGCCGGCAGCCTGGAGCAACTTCAGACCGAACTGAACGAACAATTACTGGAATACAACGCGCTGGCCGACCAACTGACGCAGTTACGCCAGCACGCTTCGGTGAATCTGGACATTCGCGTGGCGGCAGAACTGGCTCAGCTGAGCATGCCCAATATGCAGTTTGTTACACAGCTAGCAGACAACCGTAACGAGCCGGCGGCTCATGGCCACGAAGACACCGAATTTCTGGTTAGCGCCAATCCGGGGCAGCCGGCGCGACCACTGGCAAAAGTCGCCTCGGGCGGTGAACTATCGCGAATCAGCTTGGCCATCCAGGTGGTGGTGGCGCAAACCTCTACCACACCAACATTGGTGTTCGACGAAGTAGACGTAGGCATTGGCGGTGGCACAGCGGAAGTCGTGGGCAAGCTGCTAAGGGCACTCGGCGAAAACGGTCAGGTGTTGTGTGTTACTCACTTGCCGCAGGTGGCAGCCCAGTGCCATCAACACCTGTTCGTTAGCAAGTTCACAGAACAGGAAGCGACCTTCTCGAAAATCGAAACCCTGGACGATCAGGGCCGAATCAGCGAAGTTGCCCGCATGCTGGGCGGTGTGGATATGACGGAACAAACCATTGCCCACGCCAAAGAAATGTACAGCAAGGGGCAAGCAACCCACCACTAA
- a CDS encoding RnfH family protein, whose protein sequence is MSIRVEVAYALPERQEIVTVDVSEGTSMLDAVKASSICERFPELDPENTDMGIFGKAIKQPGQHQVQVGDRIELYRPLVIDPKQARLNRAKKQ, encoded by the coding sequence ATGAGTATTCGGGTAGAAGTGGCTTACGCGTTGCCTGAACGGCAGGAAATTGTAACGGTGGATGTGTCTGAGGGCACCAGTATGTTGGACGCAGTCAAGGCGTCGTCCATCTGTGAGCGGTTCCCGGAGCTGGATCCTGAAAATACTGACATGGGCATTTTTGGTAAGGCAATAAAACAGCCGGGCCAGCATCAAGTGCAGGTGGGTGACCGTATAGAGTTGTACCGCCCGCTCGTGATTGACCCCAAGCAGGCGCGATTGAACAGAGCTAAAAAGCAGTAG
- the dnaK gene encoding molecular chaperone DnaK: MSKIIGIDLGTTNSCVSVMDGGKVKVIENSEGDRTTPSIVAYTEDGEILVGQSAKRQAVTNPYNTLYAIKRLIGRRFEDDVVQKDIKMVPYKIAKADNGDAWVDVKGQKMAPPQISAEILKKMKKTAEDYLGEKVTEAVITVPAYFNDSQRQATKDAGKIAGLEVKRIINEPTAAALAYGMDKKGGDRTIAVYDLGGGTFDLSIIEIADVDGEHQFEVLATNGDTFLGGEDFDMKIIEFLADQFKKDSGIDLRGDSLAMQRLKEAGEKAKIELSSSQQTDVNLPYITADASGPKHMNVKLTRAKLESLVEDLVQRTLEPCKVALKDSGLSIDQIDEVILVGGQTRMPLVQEKVKEFFGKEARKDVNPDEAVAMGAAIQAAVLSGDVKDVLLLDVTPLSLGIETMGGVATSLIDKNTTIPTKKSQTFSTADDSQTAVTIHVVQGERKQASQNKSLGRFDLADIPPAPRGVPQIEVTFDIDANGILNVSAKDKATGKEQSIVIKASSGLNEEEIEKMVRDAEANADEDRKFEELVQARNQGDAMVHAVRKTLKDAGDKVSDSEKESIEASVTELEEALKGSDKDDIQAKTEKLTEVSGELAKKMYADQAEQGQPAEGQEKAQSNTADDAVDAEFEEVKDDEKR, encoded by the coding sequence ATGAGCAAGATTATCGGTATTGACTTAGGCACAACCAATTCCTGCGTATCCGTTATGGACGGTGGCAAGGTTAAGGTTATTGAAAACTCTGAGGGCGACCGCACTACGCCGTCAATCGTTGCCTACACCGAAGACGGCGAAATTCTGGTGGGTCAGTCTGCCAAGCGCCAGGCTGTTACCAACCCGTACAACACCCTTTACGCGATCAAGCGTTTGATTGGTCGTCGGTTTGAAGACGACGTTGTACAAAAAGACATCAAAATGGTGCCTTACAAAATCGCCAAGGCCGACAACGGTGATGCCTGGGTAGATGTAAAAGGCCAGAAAATGGCGCCGCCGCAGATTTCTGCGGAAATTTTGAAGAAAATGAAGAAAACCGCCGAAGATTACTTGGGTGAGAAAGTGACCGAAGCGGTTATCACCGTTCCGGCGTATTTTAACGATAGCCAACGCCAAGCGACCAAAGATGCAGGTAAAATTGCCGGTCTGGAAGTTAAGCGTATTATCAACGAGCCGACTGCTGCTGCGCTGGCTTATGGTATGGACAAGAAAGGCGGCGACCGCACCATCGCGGTTTACGACCTGGGTGGCGGTACCTTTGACCTGTCCATCATTGAAATTGCCGATGTAGACGGCGAGCACCAGTTTGAAGTGTTGGCCACAAACGGTGACACCTTTTTGGGTGGCGAAGATTTCGATATGAAAATCATCGAATTCCTGGCTGACCAGTTCAAGAAAGACAGCGGCATCGATCTGCGCGGCGACTCACTGGCCATGCAACGCCTGAAAGAAGCCGGCGAGAAAGCTAAAATCGAGCTTTCCAGTAGCCAGCAGACCGACGTGAACCTGCCGTACATTACTGCTGATGCCAGCGGCCCCAAGCACATGAACGTCAAGCTGACCCGTGCCAAGCTGGAATCCTTGGTGGAAGATCTGGTACAGCGTACTCTTGAGCCGTGTAAAGTGGCTCTGAAAGACTCGGGTTTGAGCATCGATCAGATTGATGAAGTAATTCTGGTAGGCGGCCAAACCCGTATGCCGCTGGTACAGGAAAAAGTAAAAGAATTTTTCGGCAAAGAAGCCCGTAAAGACGTTAACCCGGACGAAGCTGTTGCCATGGGTGCCGCCATTCAGGCCGCCGTATTATCTGGCGATGTGAAAGACGTACTGTTGCTGGACGTTACCCCGCTGAGCCTGGGTATCGAAACCATGGGCGGTGTTGCTACATCGCTGATCGACAAGAACACCACGATTCCGACCAAGAAGTCGCAGACTTTCTCGACAGCGGACGACAGTCAAACAGCAGTAACCATTCACGTGGTTCAAGGCGAGCGCAAGCAAGCTTCGCAGAACAAGTCGCTGGGTCGTTTCGATTTGGCTGATATTCCGCCAGCACCGCGCGGCGTGCCGCAGATCGAAGTGACTTTCGACATCGATGCCAACGGCATTCTGAACGTGTCTGCCAAAGACAAGGCGACCGGTAAAGAGCAGTCTATCGTGATCAAGGCCTCTTCCGGCCTGAACGAGGAAGAAATCGAGAAAATGGTGCGCGACGCTGAAGCTAACGCTGATGAAGACCGCAAGTTCGAAGAGCTGGTTCAGGCTCGCAACCAGGGCGACGCCATGGTTCACGCGGTGCGCAAAACCTTGAAGGACGCCGGCGATAAAGTCAGTGACAGCGAGAAAGAGTCGATTGAAGCGTCTGTAACGGAGCTGGAAGAAGCTCTGAAAGGGTCTGATAAAGACGACATCCAGGCCAAGACCGAGAAACTGACGGAAGTTTCCGGCGAGCTGGCCAAGAAGATGTACGCCGATCAGGCGGAGCAGGGCCAGCCGGCGGAAGGGCAGGAAAAAGCCCAGTCGAACACCGCTGATGACGCTGTTGACGCTGAGTTTGAAGAAGTGAAGGACGACGAGAAGCGTTAA
- the grpE gene encoding nucleotide exchange factor GrpE, which yields MSTDEKRNEQFTDELQQAVDNAAEGNAEAAEAAPESSPSADLEALQAKVQEFQEQVLRSQAEMQNVRRRAENDVEKAHKFAVEKFVRELLPVVDSLEKAVESTEGHESSGDLVASIRQGVELTLGMFLSGLKKFNVERLDPVGEPFDPQYHEAMSMVPAPNTEPNSVVAVMQKGYVLNGRVVRPAMVMVAKPQDAPKIDEQA from the coding sequence ATGAGCACTGACGAAAAACGTAACGAGCAGTTTACAGACGAGCTACAACAGGCTGTAGACAATGCCGCAGAAGGCAACGCAGAAGCAGCCGAGGCAGCACCAGAAAGCTCACCATCTGCCGACCTTGAAGCACTGCAGGCGAAGGTCCAGGAGTTTCAGGAGCAGGTGCTGCGTTCCCAGGCAGAAATGCAGAACGTGCGCCGCCGCGCCGAAAACGACGTCGAAAAAGCCCACAAGTTTGCGGTAGAAAAGTTCGTTAGAGAACTGTTGCCGGTGGTAGACAGTCTGGAAAAAGCGGTTGAAAGCACCGAAGGCCACGAATCTTCTGGTGACTTGGTGGCGTCCATTCGCCAAGGCGTAGAGCTTACTCTTGGAATGTTCCTGTCTGGCCTCAAGAAGTTTAACGTTGAGCGCCTTGATCCTGTAGGCGAACCGTTTGATCCGCAATACCACGAGGCGATGTCTATGGTGCCGGCGCCTAACACCGAGCCCAACAGCGTGGTTGCGGTTATGCAGAAAGGTTATGTGTTGAACGGCCGTGTTGTACGCCCGGCGATGGTGATGGTGGCCAAGCCCCAAGATGCACCAAAAATTGATGAGCAGGCTTGA
- the fur gene encoding ferric iron uptake transcriptional regulator codes for MPSENAELRKVGLKVTLPRVKIFGILESATQHHMSAEDVYKKLLEQGDDVGLATVYRVLTQFESAGLVLRHNFEGGHAVFEMASEDHHDHIVCTETGKVIEFFDQVIEDRQQIIAAEHGYEIVDHSLTLYVKPIKS; via the coding sequence ATGCCATCTGAAAACGCCGAATTACGAAAAGTCGGTCTGAAGGTTACTCTTCCGCGGGTAAAAATCTTCGGTATTCTTGAAAGCGCTACGCAGCATCACATGAGTGCAGAAGATGTTTACAAAAAGCTTCTGGAGCAGGGTGACGACGTAGGGCTGGCGACCGTTTACCGGGTGTTAACCCAGTTTGAATCAGCGGGCCTGGTGCTGCGGCACAATTTTGAAGGCGGCCATGCAGTATTCGAAATGGCCAGCGAAGACCATCACGACCACATCGTATGTACTGAAACCGGAAAGGTCATCGAGTTTTTTGATCAGGTGATTGAAGATCGGCAGCAAATAATTGCGGCCGAGCACGGTTATGAGATTGTTGATCACAGCTTGACGCTGTATGTGAAACCCATCAAGTCATAA